Proteins found in one Pseudodesulfovibrio sp. S3 genomic segment:
- a CDS encoding cytochrome c codes for MKSKLVLAVATALITIFAVSMAFAMGGGNARKGKFLYRKNCRSCHGSSASDISPADKTQAEWTALFSDTGKIKCSPEWTISEEDLNDIFTYLHDYAKDSPSPAKCS; via the coding sequence ATGAAAAGCAAGCTCGTCCTGGCCGTGGCAACGGCCCTGATTACCATTTTCGCTGTTTCCATGGCCTTTGCCATGGGTGGTGGCAATGCCCGCAAGGGCAAGTTCCTTTATCGCAAGAACTGCCGTTCCTGTCATGGCAGTTCCGCCAGCGACATAAGCCCGGCGGACAAGACCCAGGCCGAATGGACGGCTCTGTTCTCCGATACCGGCAAGATCAAGTGCAGCCCCGAGTGGACCATTTCCGAAGAGGATCTGAACGACATTTTTACCTACCTGCATGATTACGCCAAGGACTCGCCGTCCCCGGCAAAGTGCAGTTAG
- a CDS encoding FecR domain-containing protein, whose amino-acid sequence MSYCWSSHLRPDFSSSPGKKFTAAVLAVVLLMTLTMVTEARSAERAQTIGSVKTVSGTACLGRNGEQLPAKVGDYLLEGDTLITGADSSMGVIFRDDTLLSLGSRSQVRIDAFVFDPAQDNMNFLTNVTKGTAQYISGQIAKLSPEKMSVETPLSTIGIRGTRFLVKVD is encoded by the coding sequence ATGTCATATTGCTGGTCTTCGCATCTTCGCCCTGACTTCAGTTCATCCCCTGGGAAAAAGTTTACCGCGGCAGTCCTTGCCGTTGTTCTGCTCATGACCTTGACCATGGTCACCGAAGCCCGGTCGGCAGAACGAGCCCAGACCATCGGCTCGGTCAAAACCGTATCCGGCACGGCCTGCCTCGGCCGCAACGGAGAGCAGTTGCCCGCCAAGGTCGGCGACTACCTGCTTGAGGGCGACACGCTGATAACGGGTGCGGATTCCTCCATGGGGGTCATTTTCCGGGACGACACGCTCCTTTCACTGGGTTCGCGTTCACAGGTCCGCATCGACGCCTTCGTCTTTGATCCGGCCCAGGACAACATGAACTTTCTGACCAACGTCACCAAGGGCACGGCCCAATACATTTCCGGGCAGATCGCCAAGCTCTCGCCTGAAAAAATGAGCGTTGAAACGCCGCTCTCCACCATCGGAATCCGGGGCACCCGTTTTCTCGTCAAGGTCGATTAG
- a CDS encoding OmpA family protein: MKKLILTALCLMLLAGCGQTVVLMPDLDGHVGEVTVTAKSGETVTLNQANQAVRGKDDVYTVSDQELQSTFGEALAAQPEPTARFLLHFFSDSAKLKPESEALIPEIMESYRTRASTDVSVIGHTDTVGEKQYNYDLSVRRATAVKELLEAAGIPAEIIETTSHGEENPLVPTPDGKAEPRNRRVEVLVR, from the coding sequence ATGAAGAAACTCATACTCACCGCCCTGTGTCTCATGCTGTTGGCCGGATGCGGCCAGACCGTCGTACTCATGCCCGATCTGGACGGCCATGTCGGCGAAGTCACCGTGACCGCCAAGAGCGGTGAAACCGTGACCCTGAACCAGGCCAACCAGGCTGTACGCGGAAAGGACGACGTGTATACCGTGTCCGACCAAGAGCTGCAGTCCACCTTTGGCGAGGCCCTGGCCGCACAGCCCGAACCCACGGCCAGGTTCCTGCTGCACTTTTTCAGCGATTCGGCAAAACTCAAGCCCGAATCCGAGGCACTGATCCCCGAAATCATGGAAAGCTATCGCACCCGCGCCTCCACCGATGTTTCCGTCATTGGACACACCGATACGGTCGGAGAAAAGCAGTACAATTATGACCTTTCGGTCCGACGGGCCACGGCGGTCAAGGAGCTGCTCGAAGCCGCAGGCATACCCGCAGAAATCATCGAAACCACTTCCCACGGCGAAGAGAACCCGCTTGTTCCCACACCGGACGGCAAGGCGGAACCGAGAAACAGAAGAGTGGAAGTGCTGGTCAGATAA
- a CDS encoding metallophosphoesterase family protein, giving the protein MTLIAIMSDVHGNLEALKQVLDDLQSHEVEAAYCLGDMIGYGPQPQECVDLLRERGVNCTMGNHEQGLINIHYLRQFNQPAADALRKTREMITEETYQWLVSRPKAIKAHGCRMVHGLPPDSVSEYLWKYKDDMAGVFARYSEEICFVGHTHALVRFTCRGGVCEKRPLPQGDTGLAPGMRHLVNIGSVGQPRDGDNRAKYGLFDPKTRILTMRFIPYDIRKTADLITEHGFNRGFADRLW; this is encoded by the coding sequence ATGACTCTCATCGCCATCATGTCCGATGTCCATGGCAACCTGGAAGCCCTGAAGCAGGTGCTCGACGACCTCCAATCCCATGAAGTGGAGGCGGCCTATTGCCTGGGCGACATGATCGGGTACGGGCCGCAGCCCCAGGAGTGCGTGGACCTGTTGCGCGAGCGCGGGGTGAACTGCACCATGGGCAACCATGAGCAGGGGCTGATCAACATCCATTATCTGCGCCAGTTCAACCAGCCGGCAGCGGATGCCCTGCGCAAGACCCGCGAGATGATCACCGAGGAGACCTACCAATGGCTCGTCTCCCGGCCCAAGGCGATAAAGGCCCATGGTTGCCGGATGGTGCACGGCCTGCCCCCGGATTCGGTCAGCGAGTATCTATGGAAGTACAAGGATGACATGGCCGGGGTGTTCGCCCGGTACAGTGAAGAAATCTGTTTTGTGGGGCACACCCACGCCCTCGTGCGCTTCACCTGCCGGGGGGGGGTATGCGAAAAGCGGCCCCTGCCCCAGGGCGACACCGGGCTTGCGCCCGGTATGCGCCATCTGGTGAATATAGGTTCGGTGGGCCAGCCGCGTGACGGCGACAACCGGGCCAAGTACGGGCTGTTCGATCCGAAGACCCGCATCCTGACCATGCGCTTCATCCCCTACGACATCCGGAAGACCGCCGATCTCATTACTGAGCACGGCTTCAATCGGGGTTTTGCCGACCGTCTCTGGTAG
- a CDS encoding lactate utilization protein gives MPDIEQTVSALTANGFTVYRTPNPDGARDIILNEILPGIMPRVVSFGDSLTLMETGVLDAFRADPEIEFIDTFEQGVDRPEILQRRRQALLSDLFLTGSNAVTTNGKLVNLDMVGNRVGGIVFGPEHVVITVGVNKIVPDANAAIQRIRTVAAPQNARRHNAKTPCAKTGRCMECKSPERICNVWTITEKSWPKGRIRVVLIDQELGL, from the coding sequence ATGCCCGACATCGAACAGACCGTCTCTGCCCTGACGGCCAACGGCTTCACCGTGTACCGAACCCCGAACCCGGACGGGGCGCGGGATATCATCCTCAATGAAATCCTTCCTGGGATCATGCCCAGGGTCGTGTCCTTCGGAGACTCCCTGACCCTGATGGAGACAGGGGTGCTGGACGCCTTCCGCGCCGACCCCGAAATCGAATTCATCGACACCTTCGAACAAGGCGTGGACCGACCGGAGATTCTCCAGCGCCGCCGCCAGGCCCTGCTTTCCGACCTCTTCCTGACAGGAAGCAACGCGGTCACCACAAACGGCAAGCTGGTCAACCTGGACATGGTCGGCAACCGGGTGGGCGGCATTGTGTTCGGCCCGGAACACGTCGTCATCACGGTGGGCGTGAACAAGATCGTGCCGGACGCCAATGCGGCCATCCAGCGCATCCGCACGGTCGCGGCCCCGCAAAACGCCAGGCGCCACAACGCAAAAACCCCGTGCGCCAAGACCGGCCGCTGCATGGAATGCAAGAGCCCTGAACGCATATGCAACGTCTGGACGATCACGGAAAAGAGCTGGCCCAAGGGCCGCATCAGAGTGGTGTTGATAGATCAGGAACTGGGCCTGTAA
- the acs gene encoding acetate--CoA ligase: MDHSGAIDSLLMEERVFRPLPQLVIEANVNPQELDAARKFARMDPVGYWEEAADELDWFKKWDQVLDDKDAPFYRWFPGARCNIVYNALDRHIETANKNKLALIWEGEPGDQRKFTYFELYREVNRFANALRSLGIRKGDRVVIYMPQIPETLIAMLASAKIGAVHSVVFAGFSAKALRQRINDAQAKLLITADGFYRNGKIISIKETADEALIGACADCVESMVVVRRCNIGVDMVDGRDFHYEDLVRQERNEAPTEVMDADDPLFLLYTSGTTGKPKGIVHSHAGYMVGVNRTLTTVFDIKPTDIFWCTADSGWVTGHSAGVYGPLMAGTTSVMYEGHPNYPQADRLWSIVAKYGVTIFYTAPTMIRMLMRFGTQYPKQHDLSSLRLLGTVGEPISPEAWIWLYKVIGRSECPVLDTWWQTETGMFMISPLPISLLKPGSVTKALPGVEVDVVDKDGKPVPPGKGGLLVVTAPWPSMMTGLWNDDDRYKKYWEQIPGLYYAGDVAKKDEDGYIWIQGRADDVINIAGHRIGSAELEAAFGMHPAVCECAVIGVPDQIKGEAAKAFVLLNNDFTPNDDLIKELKKTIRNELGPVAVIKSIEFRDKLPKTRSGKLMRRVLKAEECGFEIGDLTGLDDD, encoded by the coding sequence ATGGACCACTCAGGTGCGATAGATAGTTTGCTCATGGAAGAACGGGTTTTTCGTCCGCTTCCGCAGTTGGTCATTGAAGCCAATGTCAATCCCCAGGAGCTTGATGCGGCGCGCAAGTTCGCCCGCATGGACCCTGTGGGGTACTGGGAAGAGGCCGCCGACGAACTGGACTGGTTCAAGAAGTGGGACCAGGTTCTGGACGACAAGGACGCGCCGTTTTACCGCTGGTTCCCCGGTGCGCGTTGCAACATCGTGTACAACGCCCTGGACCGCCACATCGAGACCGCCAACAAGAACAAGCTCGCCCTGATATGGGAGGGCGAACCCGGCGATCAGCGCAAGTTCACCTATTTCGAACTCTATCGCGAGGTGAACCGTTTCGCCAACGCGCTCCGGTCGCTCGGCATCCGCAAGGGCGATCGGGTGGTCATCTACATGCCGCAGATTCCCGAGACCCTCATCGCCATGCTGGCCTCGGCCAAGATCGGGGCCGTCCATTCGGTGGTGTTCGCCGGGTTTTCGGCCAAGGCGCTGAGGCAGCGCATCAACGATGCCCAGGCCAAGCTGCTCATCACGGCGGACGGGTTCTACCGCAACGGCAAGATCATCAGCATCAAGGAGACCGCGGACGAGGCCCTGATCGGGGCCTGCGCCGACTGCGTGGAGTCCATGGTGGTGGTGCGCCGCTGCAACATCGGCGTGGACATGGTCGACGGCCGCGATTTTCATTACGAGGACCTGGTGCGTCAGGAACGCAACGAGGCTCCCACCGAGGTCATGGACGCGGATGACCCCCTGTTTCTGCTCTATACCTCCGGCACCACGGGCAAGCCCAAGGGCATCGTGCATTCCCACGCCGGATACATGGTCGGCGTGAACCGCACCCTGACCACCGTGTTCGACATCAAGCCCACGGATATTTTTTGGTGCACCGCCGATTCCGGCTGGGTCACCGGCCACAGCGCCGGAGTGTACGGCCCGCTCATGGCAGGCACCACCTCGGTCATGTACGAAGGTCATCCCAATTATCCCCAGGCAGACCGGCTCTGGTCCATTGTGGCCAAATACGGGGTGACCATCTTCTATACCGCGCCGACCATGATCCGCATGCTTATGCGGTTCGGCACCCAGTATCCCAAGCAGCACGACCTTTCCAGCCTCCGTCTGCTGGGCACCGTGGGCGAACCCATTTCGCCCGAGGCATGGATATGGCTCTACAAAGTAATCGGCCGCTCGGAATGCCCGGTGCTCGACACCTGGTGGCAGACCGAGACCGGCATGTTCATGATCTCGCCCCTGCCCATCTCCCTGCTCAAACCCGGTTCGGTGACCAAGGCCCTGCCCGGCGTGGAGGTGGACGTGGTGGACAAGGACGGGAAGCCCGTGCCGCCCGGCAAGGGGGGATTGCTCGTGGTCACTGCGCCATGGCCGTCCATGATGACCGGGTTGTGGAATGACGACGATCGCTACAAGAAGTACTGGGAACAGATTCCCGGTCTGTACTATGCGGGCGACGTGGCCAAGAAGGACGAGGACGGTTACATCTGGATTCAGGGCCGGGCCGACGATGTCATCAACATCGCCGGGCACCGCATCGGGTCCGCCGAGCTTGAGGCCGCCTTCGGCATGCACCCGGCGGTCTGCGAATGCGCGGTAATCGGCGTGCCGGACCAGATCAAGGGCGAGGCCGCCAAGGCATTCGTCCTGCTCAACAACGATTTCACGCCCAACGACGACCTGATCAAGGAACTGAAGAAGACCATCCGCAACGAACTCGGTCCCGTGGCCGTGATCAAGTCCATCGAATTCCGCGACAAACTGCCCAAGACCCGCTCGGGCAAGCTCATGCGCCGCGTGCTCAAGGCAGAGGAATGCGGTTTCGAGATAGGCGACCTGACCGGGCTTGACGACGATTAG
- a CDS encoding LytTR family DNA-binding domain-containing protein, whose product MPKLKALLIHPDSEVRTALRDVLSEVPFIQVMGEAVSAFEAMEMLECIHYGVFFVGVDLPCDVSGIEMAQMLAGRKNKPALVFISDSENQAYAAFELGATDYLLWPPAPGRMARTMDRLQTFKTRFREVPHPAPAADAFEDEVEDSDEQTVKLPLPEEEQDSFLAALQAAWGQSTGRRPEIEKLAVTQDGRTILIPYDQIIFVEAFEDYSYVHTANQKFLSSYRLKNLEDRLGPHRFFRVHRKYLVNLDMVTEIASMPGSNFMLRTAGRTRIELPISRRRIAELKKIIGL is encoded by the coding sequence ATGCCCAAGCTGAAAGCCCTGCTCATCCATCCAGACTCCGAGGTTCGCACCGCGTTGCGCGACGTGCTGTCCGAGGTCCCCTTTATCCAGGTGATGGGCGAAGCGGTCTCCGCGTTCGAGGCCATGGAAATGCTTGAATGCATCCACTACGGCGTGTTTTTCGTGGGTGTGGATCTGCCCTGCGATGTTTCGGGCATCGAGATGGCCCAGATGCTGGCTGGACGCAAGAACAAGCCCGCGCTGGTTTTCATCTCGGATTCGGAGAACCAGGCCTATGCCGCATTTGAGCTGGGGGCCACCGATTACCTGCTTTGGCCGCCCGCGCCCGGCCGCATGGCCCGAACCATGGACCGGCTTCAGACCTTCAAGACCCGGTTCCGCGAAGTGCCGCATCCGGCTCCGGCTGCTGACGCCTTCGAGGATGAGGTCGAGGATTCCGACGAGCAGACCGTGAAATTGCCTTTGCCCGAAGAGGAACAGGATTCCTTCCTGGCCGCATTGCAGGCGGCCTGGGGGCAGAGCACCGGGCGCAGGCCCGAGATCGAGAAGCTGGCCGTGACCCAGGACGGGCGCACCATTCTCATTCCCTACGACCAGATTATTTTCGTCGAGGCCTTTGAGGACTATTCCTACGTGCATACGGCCAACCAGAAATTTCTTTCGTCCTATCGGCTCAAGAACCTGGAGGACAGGCTCGGGCCTCACCGCTTTTTCCGTGTGCACCGCAAGTATCTGGTGAACCTGGACATGGTTACCGAAATAGCGAGCATGCCCGGTTCCAACTTCATGCTGCGAACCGCCGGGCGTACGCGTATCGAGCTGCCCATCAGCCGGAGGCGTATAGCTGAATTGAAAAAGATCATCGGCTTGTAA
- a CDS encoding TAXI family TRAP transporter solute-binding subunit, which yields MKNPYLNSLIRFLRSHVLMSFIIYGAAVSVLGGALWVTFQFVQPLPPKKVTMVSGGEGGAYYAFAKQYAQFFKKHGYELEVLTSKGSMDNLNRINDPEADVQAALMQGGITTAEQHPDLESLGSLFYEPIWVFHSKRLRLKTLADLKGHKVAIGAEGSGTHHLVSTLLAENDITAETATLIPEGISEAAPQLQDRKIDALFAISGINSQAVEDLSLAHKTVKLYSFDRAETYVRTHHYLKKLTLPPGGIDLINNLPDSDVTLLAPTANLVVREDLHPALKYLFLLAADHVHKDGDMFAPSGHFPNKEALLFPLSDEARNFYKSGPPFLMRYLPFQLAITAERLKILLIPLLTLLFPLFKITPPAYRWQIRRRIFKWYKHLKELDMKAYELTDPAEARKMLEQLEHMDRMVLETSVPLSYTDYIYSLRLHIRMIEQRLKVIAGEIKEQDTV from the coding sequence ATGAAGAATCCCTACCTGAACAGCCTGATCAGATTCCTGCGGTCTCACGTCCTCATGTCGTTCATCATTTACGGCGCTGCCGTCAGCGTGCTGGGCGGCGCCCTGTGGGTGACCTTCCAATTCGTGCAGCCGCTGCCTCCGAAAAAAGTCACCATGGTCTCCGGTGGTGAAGGCGGGGCTTACTACGCCTTTGCCAAACAGTACGCACAGTTCTTCAAGAAACACGGATATGAGCTTGAAGTCCTCACCTCCAAAGGCTCCATGGACAACCTGAACCGGATAAACGACCCGGAAGCCGACGTGCAGGCCGCGCTCATGCAGGGCGGCATCACCACAGCCGAACAACACCCCGACCTTGAAAGCCTGGGCAGCCTCTTTTACGAACCGATCTGGGTCTTCCACTCCAAACGGCTGCGGCTCAAGACCCTGGCCGACCTCAAGGGCCACAAGGTCGCCATAGGCGCAGAGGGCAGCGGTACCCATCATCTGGTCAGCACGCTGCTTGCGGAAAACGACATCACCGCCGAGACCGCGACCCTGATACCGGAAGGGATCAGCGAAGCGGCTCCCCAACTCCAGGACCGGAAGATCGACGCGCTCTTCGCCATCTCCGGGATCAACTCCCAAGCCGTGGAAGACCTAAGCCTGGCGCACAAGACCGTCAAACTGTATTCCTTTGACCGGGCCGAAACCTACGTCCGTACACACCATTATCTCAAGAAGCTGACACTGCCCCCGGGCGGCATCGACCTGATCAACAACCTGCCCGACAGCGATGTGACCCTGCTCGCGCCCACGGCCAACCTGGTGGTCAGGGAGGATTTGCACCCGGCCCTCAAATACCTCTTCCTGCTGGCCGCGGATCACGTGCACAAGGACGGCGACATGTTCGCCCCCTCCGGCCATTTCCCCAACAAGGAGGCCCTGCTCTTCCCCTTGAGCGACGAGGCCCGGAACTTCTACAAATCCGGCCCGCCCTTTCTCATGCGCTACCTTCCCTTCCAGTTGGCCATCACGGCGGAGCGGCTCAAGATCCTGCTCATCCCCCTGCTGACCCTGCTCTTCCCGCTGTTCAAGATCACACCGCCCGCCTACCGCTGGCAGATCCGGCGGCGTATTTTCAAGTGGTACAAGCACCTGAAAGAACTCGACATGAAAGCCTATGAGCTGACCGACCCCGCAGAAGCGCGGAAGATGCTGGAACAACTGGAACACATGGACCGCATGGTCCTGGAGACCTCGGTTCCCCTTTCCTACACCGACTACATATACTCCCTGCGGCTGCATATCCGCATGATCGAACAACGGCTGAAAGTGATCGCCGGCGAAATCAAGGAGCAGGACACGGTCTGA
- a CDS encoding DUF1566 domain-containing protein, translating into MRILVCWLGLVLMAGQAWPASYPVVDTGQNACFDDSRQISCPRPGEEFNGQDSQYQGNLPHYRDNGDGTVSDLVTGLMWVKARGNPVSWQEGMDGAEDCRAGGHADWRAPTIKELYSLMDFNGWVQADEASSTAFIDTRYFDFKWGDTKAGARIIDCQDWSSTEYAGTTMGGAKTAFGVNFADGRIKGYPVRSRQQKSRYMRYVRGNPDYGKNDFHTDGDGTVADRATGLLWQQADDGKTRNWGEALAYCENLNLGGRPDWRLPSAKELHSIVEYSRSPKTSDSAAIDPIFSVSEVESYFWTSTTHMDGPKPSHAVYIAFGRAMGYFSPPNSGQSKAFIDVHGAGAQRSDPKSGDPGRYPQGHGPQGDDIRIFNFVRCVAGGGVAYYEPSNHRIPAWKGRRQSMGDSPNMRQGGQGQGVGQRGQRRGPPPEAFTACKGVAVGDGCTVQTPHGPLKGVCRDTPEGTVCAPEGVRGGPPPTQ; encoded by the coding sequence ATGCGCATCCTTGTTTGTTGGTTGGGGTTGGTCCTGATGGCCGGTCAGGCCTGGCCTGCCTCGTATCCGGTCGTGGACACCGGACAGAACGCCTGTTTCGATGATTCTCGCCAGATATCCTGCCCCCGGCCGGGGGAGGAATTCAACGGTCAGGATTCTCAGTATCAGGGGAATCTTCCACACTATAGAGACAACGGCGACGGCACGGTTTCCGATCTGGTCACCGGGCTTATGTGGGTCAAGGCCAGAGGCAATCCGGTGAGCTGGCAGGAGGGCATGGACGGCGCTGAAGATTGCCGGGCGGGCGGCCATGCTGATTGGCGCGCTCCCACCATCAAGGAATTGTATTCGCTCATGGATTTCAACGGCTGGGTGCAGGCGGACGAGGCCAGTTCCACCGCTTTCATCGACACCCGGTACTTTGATTTCAAGTGGGGGGATACGAAAGCGGGCGCCCGGATCATCGATTGTCAGGACTGGTCGTCGACCGAGTATGCCGGGACCACCATGGGCGGGGCGAAGACCGCGTTCGGCGTGAATTTCGCGGACGGGCGCATCAAGGGATATCCCGTCCGTTCCCGTCAGCAAAAGAGCCGGTACATGCGGTACGTGCGCGGCAACCCCGACTACGGCAAAAACGATTTTCACACGGACGGGGATGGGACAGTGGCCGACCGCGCCACCGGGCTGCTCTGGCAGCAGGCGGATGACGGCAAGACCAGAAACTGGGGGGAGGCCCTGGCCTATTGCGAGAACCTGAATCTTGGCGGGCGCCCGGATTGGCGGCTGCCTTCGGCCAAGGAGCTGCATTCCATAGTGGAGTATTCGCGCAGCCCGAAGACCTCGGATTCGGCGGCCATCGACCCGATCTTTTCGGTCTCGGAAGTGGAATCCTATTTCTGGACCTCTACCACGCATATGGATGGCCCCAAGCCGAGCCATGCGGTCTATATAGCCTTTGGCCGGGCCATGGGGTATTTTTCGCCTCCGAATTCCGGTCAGTCCAAGGCCTTTATCGACGTGCACGGTGCAGGGGCGCAACGCAGCGACCCCAAGTCCGGTGATCCGGGTCGGTATCCGCAGGGCCATGGCCCTCAGGGAGACGACATCCGCATTTTCAACTTCGTGCGTTGCGTGGCCGGGGGCGGGGTGGCCTATTATGAGCCGTCCAATCATCGCATTCCGGCATGGAAGGGCAGGCGCCAATCCATGGGCGATAGCCCGAATATGCGGCAGGGCGGGCAAGGTCAGGGTGTGGGACAGCGGGGGCAGCGTCGTGGACCGCCGCCCGAAGCGTTCACTGCCTGCAAAGGAGTGGCGGTTGGGGATGGTTGCACCGTGCAGACCCCGCACGGCCCGCTCAAAGGGGTCTGCCGCGACACGCCCGAAGGAACGGTTTGCGCCCCCGAAGGTGTGCGGGGCGGGCCGCCGCCCACGCAGTAA
- the gltA gene encoding NADPH-dependent glutamate synthase, translated as MADKKQKKVRARTPMPHQDPEERARNFEEVALGYSREQAIVEAERCLQCKRPLCQQGCPVNIDIRWFIACLVDDDLEGAFNTIRRTNSLPAVCGRVCPQETQCEGRCILGKKHEPVAIGRLERYVADNYAAQSACEEVTDLSVCALEHVHVKVACIGSGPSSLTVAGYLAGRGIKVDVFEALHEPGGVLIYGIPEFRLPKKVVARELDGLRELGVTFHTNWVGGKTVTIQDLLSQGYNAIFIGVGAGLPRFLGVPGENLVGVFSANEYLTRVNLGRAYEFPNYDTPAYKARRVAVLGAGNVAMDAARTALRMGAEEVSIVYRRSEDEMPARREEIDHAIEEGIKIRCLCGPVSFHGDNQGRLKALTVQKMTLGDPDASGRCAPVCIEGETEQFPCDMAIIAVGTRPNPILLEATPDLALNKWGYIEADPETGETSIPNVFAGGDIVTGAATVISAMGAGRRAAKEIADRLL; from the coding sequence ATGGCCGATAAAAAACAGAAGAAAGTTCGGGCCAGGACGCCGATGCCCCATCAGGACCCCGAGGAGCGGGCCCGGAATTTTGAAGAGGTGGCCCTGGGCTACAGCCGAGAACAGGCCATTGTCGAGGCTGAACGCTGTTTGCAGTGCAAGAGGCCCCTGTGTCAGCAGGGCTGTCCTGTCAACATCGACATCAGGTGGTTCATCGCCTGTCTGGTGGACGACGACCTGGAGGGCGCCTTCAACACCATCCGCAGGACCAACTCTTTGCCTGCGGTTTGCGGGCGTGTCTGCCCCCAGGAGACCCAGTGTGAAGGCAGGTGCATCCTCGGCAAGAAGCATGAGCCCGTGGCCATCGGTCGCCTGGAGCGCTATGTGGCCGACAACTACGCCGCGCAGAGCGCCTGCGAAGAGGTGACGGACCTGTCTGTCTGTGCGCTGGAACATGTACATGTGAAGGTCGCCTGCATCGGCTCCGGTCCCTCCTCCCTGACCGTGGCCGGATATCTGGCCGGACGGGGCATCAAGGTGGACGTGTTCGAGGCCCTGCACGAGCCGGGCGGCGTGCTCATCTACGGCATCCCGGAATTTCGTCTGCCCAAGAAGGTCGTTGCCCGTGAACTGGACGGCCTCCGGGAGCTGGGCGTGACCTTCCATACCAATTGGGTGGGCGGCAAGACCGTGACCATTCAGGATCTGCTCAGCCAGGGATACAACGCCATCTTCATCGGTGTGGGCGCAGGCCTGCCCCGTTTCCTGGGCGTTCCCGGCGAAAACCTGGTGGGTGTTTTTTCCGCCAACGAATATCTGACCCGCGTCAACCTGGGCCGCGCCTACGAATTCCCCAACTACGACACCCCGGCCTACAAGGCCCGTCGCGTGGCCGTGCTGGGCGCGGGCAACGTGGCCATGGATGCGGCCCGGACCGCCCTGCGCATGGGGGCCGAAGAGGTGTCCATTGTCTATCGTCGCTCCGAGGACGAAATGCCCGCCCGTCGCGAGGAGATCGATCACGCCATCGAAGAGGGCATCAAGATCCGCTGCCTGTGCGGTCCGGTCTCTTTTCATGGCGACAACCAGGGCCGTTTGAAGGCCCTCACCGTGCAGAAGATGACGCTGGGCGACCCGGACGCGTCCGGCCGCTGCGCTCCGGTCTGTATCGAGGGCGAAACCGAACAGTTCCCCTGCGACATGGCGATCATTGCGGTCGGCACCCGGCCCAACCCGATCCTGTTGGAGGCCACGCCCGATCTGGCCCTGAACAAATGGGGCTACATCGAAGCCGACCCCGAAACCGGCGAGACGAGCATACCCAACGTGTTCGCCGGCGGCGACATAGTCACCGGCGCGGCCACGGTCATCTCGGCCATGGGCGCCGGGCGCCGTGCCGCCAAGGAGATAGCCGACAGGTTGCTGTAG
- a CDS encoding sulfide/dihydroorotate dehydrogenase-like FAD/NAD-binding protein — MGYKILKKVELIPGQTTMMVIDAPQIAKKAKPGNFVMLRTTEHGERIPLTIADCDAVRGTITIVYLVVGKTSAEMNTLKEGGEFMDVCGPLGKATHIEKSGTVVCVGGGTGIAAMHHIAKGHVAAGNRVIAIIGARSKSLLLFCSELSSFCPEVRIATDDGSEGHKGFVTEVLKDILETEDEVAEVVAIGPVPMMEAVCRVTLPFGTRTTVSLNSIMVDGIGMCGACRCTVGGKTLFACVDGPEFDGHQVDFAELKTRLWQFKEQEEESMELFSKECQCHGR; from the coding sequence ATGGGTTACAAGATCCTGAAAAAAGTAGAGTTGATTCCGGGGCAGACCACCATGATGGTCATCGACGCGCCTCAGATTGCAAAAAAAGCCAAACCCGGCAACTTCGTCATGCTCCGCACCACCGAGCACGGCGAGCGCATTCCCCTGACCATTGCCGATTGCGATGCCGTCAGGGGAACCATTACCATCGTCTATCTGGTGGTGGGAAAGACCTCCGCCGAGATGAATACCCTGAAGGAAGGCGGCGAGTTCATGGATGTGTGCGGTCCGCTCGGCAAGGCCACCCACATCGAGAAGTCGGGCACCGTGGTCTGTGTCGGCGGCGGCACCGGCATCGCGGCCATGCACCACATCGCCAAGGGCCATGTGGCGGCGGGCAATCGCGTCATCGCCATCATCGGCGCGCGCTCCAAGAGCCTGCTGCTTTTCTGCTCCGAACTTTCTTCGTTCTGTCCCGAGGTCCGCATTGCCACGGATGACGGGAGCGAGGGCCATAAGGGGTTCGTCACCGAAGTGCTCAAGGATATTCTGGAGACCGAGGACGAGGTGGCCGAAGTGGTGGCCATCGGTCCGGTTCCCATGATGGAGGCGGTCTGCCGGGTGACCCTTCCGTTCGGGACCAGGACCACGGTGTCGCTCAATTCCATCATGGTGGACGGTATCGGCATGTGCGGTGCCTGTCGCTGCACCGTGGGTGGAAAAACATTGTTCGCCTGCGTTGACGGCCCGGAATTTGACGGCCATCAGGTGGATTTCGCGGAACTGAAGACCCGGCTGTGGCAGTTCAAGGAGCAGGAAGAGGAATCCATGGAATTGTTCAGCAAGGAGTGTCAGTGTCATGGCCGATAA